The genomic interval CTGCGCCGACCACAATAAGCGGCATGTAATCGCTGAGCTCCTCGCGAAGCAAGCGCAGCGCTTTACCCATTTGATTCTCAACGGTTTTGACTGAAATACCCAGCTCGTCTGCAATCTGTTGATACTTCAAACCAGCAAATCGGCTGAGCTCAAAAATTTCTCGACATTTCTCGGGAAGGCGACCAATGGCGTCATTGATCCGTTGCTCCAGTTCCCACAGTTCAGATTCATTTTCCGAAACGCCCGAAGCGCCCGATTGCCCCTCAGCATAGGCCGTTCTCACCTTTAAGTGCTTGATGTGGTTTAGGCAGGCATTGCGAACACTCTGATACAAATAGGGGCGCATTGCGGTCCGCAACTCCAAGGTCGAAGCCGATTGCCAGAACTTGAAAAAAACATCCTGAACCAAGTCCTCACTTTGCTGTGGATCCAACGTATAGCGATGCGCAAAGCGGCACAAGTCCGAATAGTAGGCGCGGAACACCTCCTCAAAGGCAGATTCATCTCCGGCTTGTATGCGCGGCCAAAGATCCGGAAGGGAGGCAGTGGACATGGGGCCAAATTAGTTAATTCTTACCTTGACCAAACCTTAACCGTGAACCATGAAAAGACTTTTACTCCTGTTGGCCGTAGCGGGGACACTCTCGGCCTCGGCTCAAACCGGCATCGCCTGCGATGGGGTGGACGATGTGATGTCCGTCCCCAACGCCTCCAGCCATTTTGTCAACCAGAACATCTCCATGGCCTTCTGGGTCTACCCGACCAATCCCAGTCCTGGTTTTCCTGATTTTGACGGATTCGCCGGCTTCCGAACCGAAACCAGCTTCGACTTCTACTTACTTCAACTCTCCGCCTCGAATGTCGAATGTCGCTTTCGAAACAACTTGGGAACCGCCTTTGACATCGTATTCACCGGACTCCAAATGAACGCCTGGAACCACTTTGTCTTCACCTATAATGGAACGCAAACCGAGGTCTTTCACAATGGTGTGAGTGTCGGAACCACTCCCGCGAATGGAAGCATCAGCAACGGGAATGTCGCATTTGAGGTCGGTAAGACTCAGTTCGGACCTCCCTTCTGGACCGTAGGTCGATTTGATGACGCAGCTTTGTGGACTCGAGCGCTCACGGCCACAGAAGTGGCCACGCTGTACAGCTCGTGCTCAGTCGACATCAACTCCCCAGACTTGACCATGCTTTTTGAATTCGAAGACGGTGTGGCGGGCGGAACCAATACGGGAGTGACCACGGCCACAGACAGCAAAGGGACGCAGAATGGAACCTACTCAGGCTTCCAAATGAGCGGAACCAGTTCCAACTTTGTTACTGGAAACGGTGCCACCTTTGCCTCAGACACCGTGAGTGCTTGCTTCACCTATACCACGGCGGGTGGTCAAACCTATACCACCTCGGGAGTTTACACCGACAGTCTGACTTCTTCGGCGGGATGCGACAGTATCGTATCCTTGGACTTGACCATCATCGACTTTGATTTGAGTATCAATCAAGCAGGAAGCACCTTATCCGCTGCCCACTCGGGCGCATTGCTTTACCAGTGGATTGACTGTAGCGATGGTCAAGTCATCGGTACCAGTCAGTCGTACACGGCTACTGCGAATGGGGATTATGCCTGCGTGATTACGGACGATGGCTGCCAAGATACCAGCGCTTGTGTTTCGATAACGAATATCGGTTTGGATGAGGGCCTCACGGCCCGATGGTCCATCTCCCCCAATCCATCTCACGGCAGCGCTCAGCTCAGCTTCGGCGGCACTGTAGCTCAGGCTCAGATACGCATCGTTGACCTTCAGGGCCGCGTGGTCTTTGAAACCGCCAACTGGTCCGGAGAGGAATTGAATCTGCCGCGGAAACTTCCTGCGGGGGTTTATGTAGTGGACGTTCAGGTTCCATCGGCCCGTAGGGCCATTCGATGGATCGTGGAATAACTTAGAAACGATAGAACAGCGCGATTTCCCCTAAAGCGTGGAATCGCGTCCGATCACTGTAGTAGTAATACTGCTGAGAATCGGGATCATCATAATTCAAATCCATCAAGAATCCGAGGGCTAGATTGAAGTTGAGGCCGAGTCGGTCATTGAAGTTG from Cryomorphaceae bacterium carries:
- a CDS encoding RNA polymerase sigma-70 factor, coding for MSTASLPDLWPRIQAGDESAFEEVFRAYYSDLCRFAHRYTLDPQQSEDLVQDVFFKFWQSASTLELRTAMRPYLYQSVRNACLNHIKHLKVRTAYAEGQSGASGVSENESELWELEQRINDAIGRLPEKCREIFELSRFAGLKYQQIADELGISVKTVENQMGKALRLLREELSDYMPLIVVGAAGVIYLIVEIGVNIHWVVL
- a CDS encoding T9SS type A sorting domain-containing protein, producing the protein MKRLLLLLAVAGTLSASAQTGIACDGVDDVMSVPNASSHFVNQNISMAFWVYPTNPSPGFPDFDGFAGFRTETSFDFYLLQLSASNVECRFRNNLGTAFDIVFTGLQMNAWNHFVFTYNGTQTEVFHNGVSVGTTPANGSISNGNVAFEVGKTQFGPPFWTVGRFDDAALWTRALTATEVATLYSSCSVDINSPDLTMLFEFEDGVAGGTNTGVTTATDSKGTQNGTYSGFQMSGTSSNFVTGNGATFASDTVSACFTYTTAGGQTYTTSGVYTDSLTSSAGCDSIVSLDLTIIDFDLSINQAGSTLSAAHSGALLYQWIDCSDGQVIGTSQSYTATANGDYACVITDDGCQDTSACVSITNIGLDEGLTARWSISPNPSHGSAQLSFGGTVAQAQIRIVDLQGRVVFETANWSGEELNLPRKLPAGVYVVDVQVPSARRAIRWIVE